TAACCAACcctaagaaataaaattattttgaccACTAAAAGATTTATTCTCATTCACAAGGGTTGTGCTGTGGggcttttggggtttgtttctttttgtttgtttggggggggggggggtttggtttttttgttgttgttgaggtatttttgtgtggtttggtttggggttttttttgtttgttttgttgtttttttgttttttgttttttttttaaggacaaCTTATCTTTCCAGCCCTCCAAACCAAGCAGGTATTGAGTGAACTCTCAAAGCTGGTGGGAGAACCCTTGGACTGCTCAACCTGCTGCAAACACGCTGTCCCTCTCTAATGGGCTGGGAAAATGCCCAATCTCCTGGCTTAGGTCTGTGATTTAGCTATTTGATCGTGATTCTTTGTTGACACCAAAAATCACATTGTTTTAAGCAGGGATGAGTTAAGGGATGTGTTACAGTCTCAGTGGGGTCAGCGCCCCAGCtgctcacacacagagctggttTCAAAATGCTCTTCTATGTGAATTTCTCTTCCTGGGTACTCAATTTCTGGGTAAGAGTTTATTTTCTGTCTCAGCTTATTGATCCAGTCTCCattgaaataatttctatttctttggaagttccagcagctccttcatgCGGAGGAACTCAACCATTTTCCCTCACCCcatcagctccagccctgcgCAGGACAAGGGGGGATGTGGCTGATGGGCTGCTCGGGATGTTCCCGTCTCCAAATGGGTCTCTCTTGCTGCATGTTCCCGTCTCCAAATGGGTCTTTTTTGCTGCATGTTCCCGTCTCCAAATGGGTCTTTTTTGCTGCATGTTCCCGTCTCCAAATGGGTCTTTTTTGCTGCATGTTCCCGTCTCTAAATGGGTCTCTCTTGCTGCAATAAACGCTGGAGTGGCAGCGTTTAAAATGACTGCAGGAGACAGGGGGAGATCTCCGAGTAATGTGTTCGTTCTGTGTCACTTTGCTGAGCCTTGATTGATGAACTTTCACAAATGCGTTTCTTGATCTGCTGGGAGAAATCTCGGCTTGCCTTCTCTGTGCCAAAATGCAGCGTTAATTTCGTGTTTTGGGCAATAACAAACCACCCAGGAATGAAAAATCGGGCTCCAGCCTGAAAGCGCATCCCTTTCTCGCTTTGGAGTGGCATTTTAAAGGTGTTGATTCTTCTTAATAATCCCCATTAAGAAGAAATCGCTTACTGCTGATACTGATCTAAACCGATGTCAGTGAGATGAATTAGGGGCCGGGCACAGAGGGTTGTTGATCTGTTGTTTTCCTGCCGAGCTTCTCGGGAACACTGAAACACTTAATTCCTGCCAGGACCGTATCTTGTTTTTGGACTCCAGAGAAAAACTTCCGATGTGAAACCTCCTTGAACTTAAGGAATAAAATTCTGGCACTCTAGGAACCGCACGGGTgtttttttgggaaaaacaaTTACTTCAGTTCCTACAAAACTGCCGCAGGCAAGGGATTTGGTATCAGTCCCTTACAGCTGACAGCTCGTTCCTGTACAAATTCTGTGGATTCCAAAGGGTTTGGATAAACTTGCCATGTGCAGTTTGTCTCGAGAGGACTGAGCTGCTCTCACCCTGTCACCTTCAGGTGGagctgggacactgaattctcaaaaaaataccccaaaaaaacTGGGTTTGAACAGGGCCTTGAATgccagtgccaggctgtgtaatcccaaaaaaaaaaaacaaaaaaacaaaccgaGGGAAGAGCGAGATCAAATCCAAGTGCAAATCTtattaaaagcttttttcctaCACCCCTTGGCCtgcccctgggcactgggaggatCCCTGATTTCAGTTCTGTGGGGAAATGCCAGGATCCTGCTCTTCCCTCTGCAATAACCTTTCCTAAGCACAGGATTTTTGTGAAACGCTTCAGGCTCGGCAGGACCAGGTCCGATTTGATACGGGTGTTTTTTCTGAGCCTTTCAGAGGGCTGAGCTCAGAGAGGCACAGCCCCGGTGCTTCTGCAAGTCCTGGGGGGACCTTTTGCCCCTGCCTGACCCTGTGGGCTGAGCTggtgtggggctgcagctggaaatGAGGCCGGGCTGGAATGGGAGAAATGGGATCCGTGAGCACAGCGAGTGCCCTGGGCCGGaatttgtgtgctgggggggtctgatgccttgggaaggctgagctagaacagaggctggacagagctacagaataaagcagggatttattaaaagcaTCTCCTCAATgaatccaccttgggcagcacaagaacccagccagggctgcacccaagatgaatcaaaatggccccaaaatgcaccagcgctcccggggtctctccctgggatcagttctgctccatttgcaccttgcagttcattgtcccatcccagctttagcccctgcagtcccatccttgtttttctctctccagcccacggggtttgtgctctggggctgagatttggatcatttgtccttggtgcccagctggagcaggaattgttttgtgtccctgctctgtgcacagagctcaccatcccctcatgtgaacccagacccacacactaaagcagcacagaatctgaaaaatagaaaagctgaggCATCGGGTCATTCCTCCTGTATCTCCTTGCTCTTCCCGTTCACCCAAGCTGATGGAAGGTCTTTAACCgaggctctgtgcccctggcagcgccggccccaggcagctgtgctcGTGTCCGCTCCTAAATCACTTCCTGAGCCGGCTCCAAGGCTCCGgctgctgctccaaaccccGTCTCACCCTGCCCTGCATCTGCTCGTGATGCAATTCCCGCAGGAGGAGGGGAACgtgtgagcaggggctgtgggacatCCATCCCTGCTGAGAATGAGCACAGTGCAGCCCTGGAAATCAGAGCCAAAGctggtgcccagagcagccactgcaggaaaATCCCACTGGACAGGCAGATTTCTTGATAGCTTGTAGCTCTGAGTTATTATGGGAGGAAAATGAACTTGTTTGGAGAAAATAACAGTGTCTGAGGAAGGGAACGGATGTGGGGAGTGTATGAGAAGGGTTCTGTGTTGATGTGGGGAGTTACTTTTTCCTGTGGCTTTTTCTGAAGTTTCACTGCTGTCTGTCTTGTTTGCCCACTTAAAGAAGGGCCCTGCTTCGGGATGGTTTCTGAAAGTTCGAGTTTTAGCCTCAATGCCTGCCCCCAAGTTAACTCAGGACTTGTCCTTCTTTTGGGGGCTCCCTGTGTGCTCTGGCCCGGGCTGAGCTCTGTGGTGGTGACAGCAGGGGTGGCACGGTGGCACCACTGTGACCATTTGACAGCTCAGGCAAACTGTGGCCCCAAACTGTGACTGCCCCCACCCCTCGCCAGTTTAAACCCAGCTTTCTCCTGCCCCACTCAGTCAGATTCTCCATCCAAGAGTTATCTGAAAAAATGACAGAACTGTTACTGATAACTAAACTCACTCCTAGGTATGAAAGGTTTGTCAtatgcaaatatttaatttaaaattttatatggTGTTAGAATAATAATGTTTTCCCAGAGTTTGTCCTCCttcttggggacaccttggctCTCCTCAGGCAGGGCATTTCCCGGttcctctgctgcctctctccCACCTGGATCCTGTGTCTCCCTAAGGCAAAGCCCTCAGGGAGCCCTGGGGATGGTTCCAGGTGAGGGGAGGTGGCTTTGCTCCCTTCTGGCCTGCCCAggagccctgtcccctgtccccatgccgGCAGCCTCGAGTCCCCTTTGTCTCGGAcccctgtggctctgtggggtgAGCTCCCTGAGACAGACTCCCCTCGGGATGAGGCTGAGGGTCGCTCTTTGCCAGCCCCGAGCCCCAGACAGGTGTTTGTGCTCCACTCTGCACTGGGGGCTTGGTGGGCAGCACCCGGCGCTGCTCTGGTGTTCGCaggggctggaaggagctgggagctcctTATCGGTGCAATCCTACCTCGGGAGGGGTCTGTGGGCTTGGGAGAGCGGCTACAGGCAGCTTCCATTCCCCGGCAGCCTTTCATCCTCTGTCCCAGGGCCACAGCCACCCTGTCTCCATCCCTGTTTACTGATGGGGCCGATAGGGCCGAGGCAGGAGGGGTGGCAGGTCCCCCTAATCGCCCTGTCACCGGCCGGACAGCCTCAGACACTCTCAGAGGATGTTGTGACTGCGCTGAATTACAATGTTTGTTGTTTCTCACTCCCAATAATTGACATTTGATAGCGACTACCGTAAGAGCGGCAGCGGCGAGGCGGGAGCCGGGCGCTGGGGAGCCCCGCTCGCTGTCCCTGGGCACTTTGGGGACAGACGGGGGCTCCTCTGTGCTCCCcccatggggacaggaggggcaggggctgtggaaaCCTCCCGCggatgggctgggggcagtCTGGGGGCTTTGGGTCGTGACTTGGGGTGTGGGTACCTCTCTTTGCAGCGATTTCTGTGCAGGGAATAATAAACCAGCCCCGCGCTCCCGGAGACTGGGAACGATGGGCTCGGTCCCGATCCCAGCCCGGGGACACGGGGCGGCgcttggccaggctgggagctcgAAAAGCggctttaaaataatttaaaaaactcCTTAAAATACGAACACCGTTTGCAGGCGGCAAAACGGGAATGCCCAGAGCACCGGAGGGCTGCAAAACGGGAATGCCGAGGGCACCGGAGGGCTGCAAAACGGGAATGCTGAGAGCACTGGAGGGGCTGCACAAACCCGGGGAGGGGGGACCGGCCGGGAAAGGCTCCCGGAGCGGGCGGGCGGCCCCGGAGAGCCGCGGGATGTCCGGGATGCGCAAGAACGCAAGGGACGCGAGGTTCAGCCACTCTCTTTAATGACAACTCGCTGATCTCTCAGCTCGTACAGCAAAGGGCAGCGCGCTCGAAGGGGCGGACAGTGCATTTTCATGCTAACTCACGTTTTAGTGCAGAACCCTATGGGACCTGGCGGGCCGGGGTGTCTGTGTCTCTCGggagtctgtctgtctgtcctcaTCCCTCGCaagggacacctgggggtgcCGAGATGCCGAACTGACCGAACAGCGGGGACCGTACGGGAAGTGCAAAAATTAAATGTGGAtgtcaataataataattagtaTAGagtaaaagttaaaaaaaaaaaaaaagaaaaacaaaaaagggagaGAGTTGCAGGGCTCGACTGGGTGTTGTTGGGAACAAGTCACGCGAAATTACCGGCTGGTTTgtaggaaggaaggaggggaattATCAGGGTGAAGACCCGGGTGGAAAGGAGCCGAGAGGAGCCGGGAAATTCGGGCATCCCCCGCCGGTGCTTGCCTGTCCCCTCACGAAATACCAAAACCCGCCCCGTCCGTGGCCACCGCACTCGTGGGATCCGCGGGGATGCTCCCCTgagccacccccagccccgcagcctgGCAATGTCCCGAGCCCGGGGGCGGCTCTACCAGGCTCGGATGCCGTGCAAGGTGGAGATGCCCGCGTTGCCCTGCGGGATGGGCGCCTGCACCGAATTCAAGTCCCCCACGCTGAAGTTCATGAAGTTGTTGGCGGGCGCCGAGGGCTGCATGGGCTGCATGGAGGGGTAGTTGCAGTTGTAGTTGGCGTTGCAGGCGGGGCTGTTGTAGTTGGTGTACGCGGGGTAGGCGTTGTAGCTGTAGGGGTTAATGCTGACATTGTAGGGCGAGCTGTAGGGCGAAGATTCCCCCAGGCAGGGCTTCCCATCGCGCACCAGCACCGGTACGGCGATCCGCCGCGGGGGAGGGATCCCCACCATTTCCAGCGTCTGGTCCTGTCTCTGCCTTTTGCATTTGTACCTTCGGTTCTGGAACCAAATTTTCACCTGCGTGGAGGTGAGCTTTAGGACGTTCGCTAGATGGTCCCTCTCGGGGGCCGAGAGGTATTTCTGCTGCTTGAACCTTCTCTCCAGTTCGTACACTTGGGCTTGAGAAAAGAGGACGCGAggtttcctccttttcctctgtcTGGGGCGCTCGGGGTCTTCCGGGTCTCTTTTCTCCTGCTCTAGGCTCTTGTGTAAGGAACAGAGTTCTGCAGCAAAATATAGGGGCgaagggaaaaagggggagggaaaaattgtgcaaaaaaattataaattagtATTTAATAAAGAGCGAGCGAGTCCTGGCTCTTCCTCGGCCTCGCAGGCCGATGTGGCCGCccgctcctgcagcagcaggaccgGCCCTGCCCCGCTCTTTAGGTACCTCTGCAGCAAAATTTCCGTGGTTTTTGTTTGAAAACGGCGGTGCCCCGTGCGCTGATGTGAGTCTCGCCCGCCTGTGCCCCAGCCTGGATTTATCGCTCGTAACTTTGTGCTGAAACCCATCCCGACCCCCGAGCGAGTCAGGAATCGCATTTGTCACCTGGTTTGTGCCCGAACTCGAGGCCTCGcgtgtggcagctctgcccgtcCCGTTGGACAGGGGCGCATCCCCGGGGGTGTCCGGGCCGGGATCAGAGGGACCCTGCCCGGGTGGGCTCAGCCCCGCTCCCGCAGGGCCCGGGACGGGATAACGATGCTGCCGCTCACCGAGCCCCGGCACCGAGCGCAGCCCgcactgtcccctgtcccccgcAGCTCTGGGCACCCCCGCCCGAGCGCCCAACCCTACAGGGAGAttccccatgtccctgccatCCCTTGCTCCCGAGCCCCGCGCAGCAGCGCTTGGCTTTACCTTTCTTGtctgccttggcctccttggccgAGTCCATCTCCACGAAGCTTTTCCCGTAgtaggagccggggaaagcggcCGCGGTTTTGCCGGGGGGCGGCTCGGGCAGCTCGTCCCGCAGGtcgggcagggccgggggctCGGTGCCGAACGCCTCCTGCTTGAAGGTGGCCAGCATGCAGGACGGGGAGGCCAGCGAGGCCAGCTCCATggagcccaggctctgctgctgctgctgctgctccaggttcAGAATATCCTTCACCGAGAAGGGGGTGCTTGTCACAGGGCTAGGAAACATTGCGGAGGACAGCGGGGCAGCGGCCGCAGCCCAGGGTCATGGAAAAGGAGGTGGGGAGCGGCCAAGGTGGAGCAGCGGTGGAGCGTGGGCTCCCGGAGGGGGCACATAGCATTCCCGAGAGTAGCCCTGACTTGTGCACTGCCGCCAGGTAGGAGCGGACCATAaggccagggaaggagggacTAGGCAGTTTTTGGGTGACTTTAGCTTTCTATTGGCCAACATTGCGGTGATGGTATGAGAGATGCAAAGTTCCATGTCACCTAATATAGTAATACATCTCAAAAACAGCTCCGCTCTTTTAAAGGGGCGGCACTGCATTTATCCAGCCTTGCAGCGGAGGGTTTGTTCATCCAtttgaaacaagaaaaaaaaaaaaatcaacaaaaaagaAAGGCCTAATGCGTACAAAGTCACTATCTGATGCTATCTATCATACAGTCAGATTAAATAAACAGGCCCGGAGGAAACCATCAACCAAATATGtgctgatttaattttttttttttttaagtgagagAACGGAGGTTTCGTTTTTAGTATTCTGCAATATCCGATGGCAGGAACTAAAAAAACGTGAGTTCGCCGCTGTGTGAAGCGCGCTGAAGGGGAAATCCGCGCTCAGGGTTTATACAGATTTTCTAAAGCAGCATAATGATTGCAAAGTCCAGCTGACAGCAGAGAGActctgagcagcccctgcctggcttTGGTGAGGGAAATGCCGACTGGGTTTTCCTCTCGTTTGTTTGTAAAGCTTTCAAACAAAAAATGCGACActgtctgggaaaaaa
The Agelaius phoeniceus isolate bAgePho1 chromosome 15, bAgePho1.hap1, whole genome shotgun sequence genome window above contains:
- the NKX2-5 gene encoding homeobox protein Nkx-2.5; translation: MFPSPVTSTPFSVKDILNLEQQQQQQSLGSMELASLASPSCMLATFKQEAFGTEPPALPDLRDELPEPPPGKTAAAFPGSYYGKSFVEMDSAKEAKADKKELCSLHKSLEQEKRDPEDPERPRQRKRRKPRVLFSQAQVYELERRFKQQKYLSAPERDHLANVLKLTSTQVKIWFQNRRYKCKRQRQDQTLEMVGIPPPRRIAVPVLVRDGKPCLGESSPYSSPYNVSINPYSYNAYPAYTNYNSPACNANYNCNYPSMQPMQPSAPANNFMNFSVGDLNSVQAPIPQGNAGISTLHGIRAW